The Nodosilinea sp. PGN35 genome includes the window ATAGTCCGTTAATCAGGCCCAAGCCTAGTCCCAAACCAGCACCGACCAGTCCTGTCCAAATAGAGACAAAATAGGTAGCGCCAAACAGCCCGCCTAGCCCGCTGCCCGCTAGTAAACCAATGACAGCACTGCGTAAAACAAAGCCCCGGAGTAAAGCTGACATTGCGATCGCTCGGCCACTCCCTGGGCCAGATTTAGGACTGATTGCCATGGCATTGTCTATGAGAAAATGGCTGTAATCCTTCACCGATTGCGGCTTGGGTTAAAAGACTGAGCGGCGATATAAAAGTTGCCGCTGAAAGCCGCTGGCTGTGCCCCTACTGCATTTGCTGGCGGAAGGTTTCTGCCTTTTTGGGGTCAGGAATTTCAGCCATGAGGCGAGTCACTAAATCCTGGGGCGACAGGTGGGGACAATCGGCCAGGGTGTCTTCGATTAGGTAGTTGGCCATGGGGCCAATACAGCGGGTCAGCGCCTGCCGACAGCGGTTGACAAATTCTGGGCTGGGGCGCTCTGCGGCAGAATCGACGGCCTCTGCTATTGACTCGGGATCGGCAGCCGTAAACTCCTGGGAATCGTCGATCAGGCTGGGAGCATTTTCATCGACGGCGACCTGAATGCGGCTGACAAAGTCGGTGGCCTGACGGCCATTGGACAGCTGACCCGCCAGAATTGCGACAAACTCCTCCGGCGTGGCCTGGGGGTGCTGCTCGACCATGTCTTCTATGATCACGCTGGCCATGGGGCCAATGCAGCGGGCCAGCTCTTGACGGCAGGCTTCTATAAAGAGGGGATTGTGCAGCTCTGAGGGCATTGCCTTGGCCGCGCCAGCGGTCAGCGGCTCCAGTCGATTGACCGCTGGTGCCCAGGCTGGCTCTACGACCAGGGGGGAGATGGGCGTGGCCGCCGGGTTAGCCAGCGGAGAGAGGCGCTGCATGACCGCCTGGGCCGTTTGGAAGCGGGCCTTGGGTTTCTGCTGCACCAGCTGGGTGAGAATATCGGCCAGCTCTGGGCTGACGCTGACGTAGGACTGCCAGCGCCACTCCAGCGACTCGCGATCGATTAAGTCGCGGGGGTAGCGGCCCGTGAGCAGGACGATCGCCGTCACCCCCAGGGCATAGAGGTCGCTGCACGGAAAACACTGCCCCAGCTGAATTTGCTCCGGGGGTGAGTAGCCAAATTTGCCTACCATGGTGGCGGGCTGGGCCTCGTCGGGGGAGGTCATCTGATCGGAGAGCAGGGTGCTGATGGCGTCGCTGACCAGGCCGAAGTCGATCAGCACCGGCAGACTGCGATCGCGACAGTACATGATGTTATCCGGCGAAATGTCGCGGTGCACAATATTGAGGCCGTGGAGGTAGTCCAGCACTTTGAGCATCTGCATCAGCCACTGAATCACCTCCGCTTCAGAAAACTGGCTGTTGTGCTGGCGGCGCTGCTTGATCAGCTGCGAATAGGGCACGCCGTCGATATATTCCTGCACTATAAACAGGCGCTCTTTTTGGGTAAAGCAGGCCAAAAACTTGGGCACCTGGGGATGGTCGAGCTGGTAGAGGGTTTTGGCCTCTCGCTTAAACAGGTCGAGCGCCTTTTGCAGATTGCTCCCCGATTTTTTGGTGGGGAAAAACTCCTTCAGCACGCAGGCTTCGCCAAACCGCTGGGAGTCTTCGACCAGATAGGAGCGGCCAAACCCGCCCTGCCCCAGCACCCGCTGGATGATGTAGCGCCCACCGACTTTAGTGCCCGGGGCCAGGAGCCTGCGATCGGCGGATGGGTCGGCCGTCGGTTCGGGCAACTCTGCTGCGGTCGGCGCTGAGGGGCTGGCCTCTTTGACCTCCGTGGGGAACACATTGACATGGTAGGCGGGCACTAAATCCTGAATGTTTTTGAGCTGGAGCGGCCCGGCGTAGGTGACATCTAAATTGAGCCGCGACTTGACCACGTCGTAGACAATCTTAGAAATGCAGAGGCCCCGGGGCTGCGCCTCGGTTTGCAGGCGGGCGGCAATGTTGACGCCGTTGCCCATCACGTCGGACTGGCTAAAAAAGACATCGCCCAGGTGAATGCCAATGCGGTGCTGGAGGGCAAATTCGCCAACGGGACTGGCGTTGAGGCGGTGCAGTTCTTTTTGAATTTCTAGCCCGCAGCTGACCGCCTGTACCGCGCTGGCAAAATACATCAGCAGGCCGTCACCCGTGGATTTCAGCACCTTGCCTTCAAACTGCTCGCAGAGCTGTTCCATCAGCTCCTGGTCGCGCTGGAGCTGTGAGAGGGTCAGTTCTTCGTGTACCGACATGCGGGCGCTAAAGCCAACCGCATCGGTCAGCATGATTGCGGCTAGGGTGCGATGTCCGTGGGTCACACGAGATAGCTCCAAGGGTTGCTAAGAACATTAGAGAAATAGTTAACCCAGGCAATGCCTCGTCGGTTAACCACTGTTAACTTCACCCCATCTGCGGCCACTTCCTGACCGCGTTCTCACGAGTTTTTATAGATTGGACGATGCGATCGCCAGCACCCCAATGCCCTGAAATCAACTGCGCCAGCGCCCAAGAGCCCGCCAGGCGTTGTAGTGAACCGTGACGCTCAGAAAAGCAGCACTAGGGTGATTTTAGCGTACCGCTTAGCCGTTCGTCGTCGCACAGCTCACGATCCCAAGGCGAGCCGCTCGGAGGGGCGGTGTGCCGCTAGGGACTACCCTCGGACGGGGCAAGGGTGAGCACGGCGGGCTGCTCTTTGACCCGAGACTCTAGCGGGCGCACCTTTTCCACCAGGGCGATCAGCTGGGTGAGGTCGGGGGGCGAGCTGGTGGGGCTGTAGCCCGCATCGGCGGTCATGCTGGAGGGCGCAGCCTCCATGGCCTGCTCGATGTACTGCTGCTGGTTGCGATCGACGGTGGGGCCAATCAAAACTGCCCCTGGGGGAATGGCGCGGCTGGTGTGCAAAATGCGAAAGGTGCCGTCCTCAAAGCCGCTGCGATACTGCTGAAAGTCGTCCTCGGACATGGCCCCGGCGGCGACGCGGTCTTCGGCAATCCACCCCAGGGCGGTGGCGGAGGTGGGGGCAAACTCAATCTGCTTCAGGGTGAGGCCGTAGAGGTCGTAGAGGGGCAGGTAGTAGCCGGTGGCAGAGCCGGGCTCCCCCAGGGCGATCGCCTGGTTGGCCAGGTCGCCCAGGGTTTGGTAGGGGCGATCGCGGCGTACCACCAGCACCGAGCGCTGGTTGGGGGTGCCCACCATGGGGAAAATTGGCAGGTAGTTGGCCTCGGCAATGGCGATCGCCGCCAGCCCCGAGGGGGCAAACACCAGCGACCACCGGGCGGCTTGAATTTGCTCCACCGCGCGAATTTCGTTGAACACCGGCTCTAGCTCTACCACCGCCTTGAGCTGTTCGGCCAGGTAGGTCTGAAAGCGCTGGTACTTTTCGAGGGAGCTAGCGCCGTCGTCGTAGCTCACCAGGCCGATGGTGAGCCGCGCGGGCTGCTCAGAGCCACCGCCCCCGCCGCAGCCACCCGCCTGGAGCAGCCCGACCACCGCCAGACCCACCAGACAGAGTTTGAAAAACCGACGCCATCGACTCATGCTCTTTCACCAACGGGGCGATCGAGAGTTCTGGGCGGAACGCTTAACCCCCTGTTTGCAGCTTAGAACGACGGCCCAGGCAATCTAAATCTTCTTCGTATTCTGTGACGTTTCACGGCGTTGGGATAGGGGTTATCCAAAATCCGCCTTGAGAAACCCCGGCTTAAAGCAGAGATCTCGTAGGGG containing:
- a CDS encoding protein kinase is translated as MTHGHRTLAAIMLTDAVGFSARMSVHEELTLSQLQRDQELMEQLCEQFEGKVLKSTGDGLLMYFASAVQAVSCGLEIQKELHRLNASPVGEFALQHRIGIHLGDVFFSQSDVMGNGVNIAARLQTEAQPRGLCISKIVYDVVKSRLNLDVTYAGPLQLKNIQDLVPAYHVNVFPTEVKEASPSAPTAAELPEPTADPSADRRLLAPGTKVGGRYIIQRVLGQGGFGRSYLVEDSQRFGEACVLKEFFPTKKSGSNLQKALDLFKREAKTLYQLDHPQVPKFLACFTQKERLFIVQEYIDGVPYSQLIKQRRQHNSQFSEAEVIQWLMQMLKVLDYLHGLNIVHRDISPDNIMYCRDRSLPVLIDFGLVSDAISTLLSDQMTSPDEAQPATMVGKFGYSPPEQIQLGQCFPCSDLYALGVTAIVLLTGRYPRDLIDRESLEWRWQSYVSVSPELADILTQLVQQKPKARFQTAQAVMQRLSPLANPAATPISPLVVEPAWAPAVNRLEPLTAGAAKAMPSELHNPLFIEACRQELARCIGPMASVIIEDMVEQHPQATPEEFVAILAGQLSNGRQATDFVSRIQVAVDENAPSLIDDSQEFTAADPESIAEAVDSAAERPSPEFVNRCRQALTRCIGPMANYLIEDTLADCPHLSPQDLVTRLMAEIPDPKKAETFRQQMQ
- a CDS encoding phosphate/phosphite/phosphonate ABC transporter substrate-binding protein, whose product is MSRWRRFFKLCLVGLAVVGLLQAGGCGGGGGSEQPARLTIGLVSYDDGASSLEKYQRFQTYLAEQLKAVVELEPVFNEIRAVEQIQAARWSLVFAPSGLAAIAIAEANYLPIFPMVGTPNQRSVLVVRRDRPYQTLGDLANQAIALGEPGSATGYYLPLYDLYGLTLKQIEFAPTSATALGWIAEDRVAAGAMSEDDFQQYRSGFEDGTFRILHTSRAIPPGAVLIGPTVDRNQQQYIEQAMEAAPSSMTADAGYSPTSSPPDLTQLIALVEKVRPLESRVKEQPAVLTLAPSEGSP